A single region of the Manihot esculenta cultivar AM560-2 chromosome 12, M.esculenta_v8, whole genome shotgun sequence genome encodes:
- the LOC110628187 gene encoding protein DETOXIFICATION 29, protein MSMEDSRNQHQLHSLAMSTTNSNPSVPDSHRRDIPPINTISVFFREFYRESKKLWCLACPAIFTTICQYSLGAITQVFSGQVSTLALAAVSVGNSVIAGFSFGVMLGMGSALETLCGQAFGAGQLEMLGIYLQRSWVILGTTASLMSFFYIFATQILKLIGQQAAISKAAGIYAIWMIPQLFAYAMNFPMAKFLQAQRKMIVMAMISAAALVLHTFFSWLLMLKLGWGLVGAVVVLNASWWLIDLSQFLYIVSGACRQAWNGFSCQAFKNLWGFVRLSLSSAVMLCLEVWYYMALIILAGYLKDAEVSVDALSICMNIFGWTMMICLGMNAAISVRVSNELGAGHPRTAKFSVAVAVISSFTIGVIISVILILARNQYPSLFSKDSQVQQLVKKLTPLLATSVIINNVQPVLCGVAIGAGWQAIIAYVNIICYYAFGIPLGLILGYKLDMGVRGIWYGMMSGSMVQTFALSFIIYRTNWNKEASVAEDRIRKWGGQIGSKDNNTETFGMGVQLNLLQAVSKKGNGDIDTNCMSFQANNNSYISLDFQNTPEDLKVHNSPVPLPVNLERNAVGNLYNFWDGWHL, encoded by the exons aTGAGCATGGAGGATTCAAGGAACCAACACCAACTTCACTCGCTTGCGATGTCAACTACAAATTCTAATCCTTCAGTCCCTGATTCTCATCGCCGTGATATCCCTCCAATCAACACCATCTCTGTTTTTTTCAGAGAATTTTACAGGGAATCCAAGAAACTCTGGTGCCTCGCTTGCCCTGCCATATTCACCACCATTTGCCAGTACTCCCTTGGCGCCATCACTCAAGTCTTTTCCGGCCAAGTTAGCACCCTGGCCCTCGCTGCTGTCTCCGTTGGGAACTCTGTCATCGCCGGATTTTCCTTCGGCGTCATG CTTGGCATGGGAAGTGCACTTGAAACCCTATGTGGGCAAGCATTTGGAGCTGGGCAGCTAGAAATGCTCGGAATCTATTTGCAAAGATCGTGGGTGATTCTCGGCACCACAGCCTCACTTATGTCCTTTTTTTATATCTTCGCCACTCAGATTCTGAAGCTAATCGGGCAGCAGGCAGCCATATCAAAGGCAGCAGGGATATACGCAATCTGGATGATACCTCAGTTATTTGCTTACGCAATGAATTTCCCAATGGCGAAATTCTTGCAGGCTCAAAGGAAGATGATAGTTATGGCGATGATATCTGCGGCGGCCTTGGTTTTGCACACATTTTTCAGCTGGCTTTTGATGCTGAAGTTGGGGTGGGGGCTGGTGGGAGCAGTGGTGGTGTTAAATGCTTCTTGGTGGCTAATTGATTTGTCTCAGTTTCTGTATATAGTGAGCGGAGCTTGCAGGCAAGCTTGGAATGGATTCTCATGTCAGGCCTTCAAAAATCTGTGGGGTTTTGTCAGGTTGTCTCTTTCATCTGCGGTGATGCTTTG CTTAGAAGTTTGGTATTATATGGCATTAATAATCCTTGCTGGATATTTAAAGGACGCCGAGGTTTCAGTGGATGCCTTGTCCATATG CATGAACATTTTCGGTTGGACAATGATGATATGCCTGGGAATGAATGCAGCTATAAG TGTACGAGTGTCAAATGAACTAGGAGCAGGTCATCCACGAACAGCAAAATTTTCAGTGGCAGTGGCTGTAATATCATCCTTCACCATTGGTGTAATCATCTCTGTGATTCTCATCCTCGCAAGAAACCAGTATCCATCTTTATTTTCTAAGGATTCTCAAGTCCAACAACTTGTTAAAAAGTTAACACCACTTCTGGCTACTTCTGTGATCATTAACAACGTTCAGCCTGTTCTTTGTG gtGTGGCTATTGGAGCAGGATGGCAAGCCATTATTGCATATGTGAACATAATTTGTTACTATGCATTTGGGATTCCTCTAGGTCTCATATTAGGTTACAAACTTGATATGGGTGTTCGT GGGATCTGGTATGGGATGATGTCAGGAAGTATGGTGCAGACATTTGCCCTTTCCTTCATCATTTATAGAACAAATTGGAACAAAGAG GCTTCTGTTGCCGAAGATAGGATAAGGAAATGGGGAGGACAAATAGGTTCCAAAGACAACAATACTGAAACA TTCGGCATGGGCGTCCAGCTAAACCTTCTTCAGGCGGTGTCTAAAAAGGGCAATGGAGATATCGATACTAATTGCATGTCCTTTCAGGCAAACAACAATTCCTATATATCTTTAGATTTTCAAAATACGCCTGAAGATCTGAAGGTCCATAATTCACCTGTCCCACTTCCAGTGAATTTGGAACGGAATGCTGTCGGGAACTTGTacaatttttgggatggatg GCATCTATAG
- the LOC110627309 gene encoding protein DETOXIFICATION 29, whose protein sequence is MLGMGSALETLCGQAFGAGQLEMLGIYLQRSWVILGTTASLLSFLYIFATQILKLIGQQAAISKAAGIFSIWMIPQLFAYAMNFPMAKFLQAQRKMIVMAVISAAALVLHTFFSWLLMLKLGWGLVGAAVVLNASWWLIDLSQFLYIVSGACRQSWNGFSSQAFKNLWGFVRLSLSSAVMLCLEIWYYMALILFAGYLKYAEVSVDALSICLNIFGWTVMICFGINAAISVRVSNELGAGHPRTAKFSVVVAVISSLVIGVIISAILLLTRNQYPSLFSKDSRVKELVSELTPLLAISVIINNVQPVLCGVAIGAGWQAIIAYVNIVCYYVFGVPLGLALGYKLDMGVRGIWYGMMSGSVVQALVLSFIIYRTNWNKEASVAEDRIKKWGGGQISSKENNIGTVTFA, encoded by the exons ATG CTTGGTATGGGAAGTGCACTTGAAACACTGTGTGGGCAAGCATTTGGTGCTGGGCAGCTGGAAATGCTAGGAATCTATttgcaaagatcatgggtcatTCTCGGCACCACAGCCTCACTTCTGTCCTTTTTGTATATCTTCGCCACTCAGATTCTGAAGCTAATCGGGCAGCAGGCAGCCATATCAAAGGCAGCAGGGATATTCTCAATCTGGATGATACCTCAGTTATTCGCTTACGCAATGAATTTCCCAATGGCGAAATTCTTGCAGGCTCAAAGGAAGATGATAGTTATGGCGGTGATATCTGCGGCGGCCTTGGTTTTGCATACATTTTTCAGCTGGCTTTTGATGCTGAAGTTGGGATGGGGGCTGGTGGGAGCAGCGGTGGTGTTAAATGCTTCGTGGTGGCTAATTGATTTGTCTCAGTTTCTGTATATTGTGAGCGGAGCTTGCAGACAATCTTGGAATGGATTCTCAAGTCAGGCCTTCAAAAACCTGTGGGGTTTTGTCAGGTTGTCTCTTTCATCTGCGGTGATGCTTTG CTTAGAAATTTGGTATTATATGGCATTAATATTGTTTGCCGGATATTTAAAGTACGCAGAGGTTTCAGTGGATGCCTTGTCCATATG CTTGAACATTTTCGGTTGGACGGTGATGATATGTTTTGGAATCAATGCAGCCATAAG TGTAAGAGTATCGAATGAACTGGGAGCAGGTCATCCAAGAACAGCAAAATTTTCAGTGGTAGTGGCTGTTATATCATCCTTGGTTATTGGTGTAATCATTTCTGCGATTCTCCTCCTGACAAGAAACCAGTATCCATCTTTGTTTTCCAAGGATTCTCGAGTTAAAGAACTCGTTAGCGAGTTAACACCACTGCTGGCTATTTCCGTTATCATTAACAATGTTCAGCCTGTTCTCTgtg GTGTGGCCATTGGAGCAGGATGGCAAGCTATTATTGCATATGTAAACATAGTCTGTTACTACGTGTTTGGTGTTCCTTTGGGTCTTGCATTAGGTTACAAACTTGATATGGGCGTTCGT GGAATTTGGTATGGAATGATGTCAGGGAGTGTGGTACAGGCTCTTGTGCTTTCCTTCATTATTTATAGAACAAATTGGAACAAAGAG GCTTCTGTTGCTGAAGATAGGATAAAGAAATGGGGAGGAGGACAGATAAGTTCCAAAGAGAACAATATTGGGACTGTAACTTTTGCCTAG